In the Actinomycetota bacterium genome, CGCGGCGCTGTCGCTCGCGCTCGGGCTCGCCGAGACGGTGCAGCAGCACGCGGGCGCGACGCCGCTCGACACGATCTTCGTCGACGAGGGGTTCGGCGCACTCGATCCCGACTCGCTCCAGCTCGCGATGGACGCGCTGATGCAGCTGCAGGCGAGCGGCCGGCTGGTCGGCATCATCTCGCACGTCCCCGAACTGCGTGAGGTCATCGCTGCGCGGCTGGTCGTG is a window encoding:
- a CDS encoding SMC family ATPase, with amino-acid sequence RRLQAMSKGRYRLERQREGSRKNRPAGLDLAVFDEFSGTSRSAVTLSGGESFLAALSLALGLAETVQQHAGATPLDTIFVDEGFGALDPDSLQLAMDALMQLQASGRLVGIISHVPELREVIAARLVVTGGATGSSARFEVP